One Clostridium sp. CM027 genomic window carries:
- a CDS encoding prephenate dehydrogenase codes for MDCTDFNITIVGLGLIGGSFAMALRELKPKNIWAIDIDKDVLDIAEEMNIIDKGYTSPEIPLSNSDIVILAVYPQKTIDFVKNNMNLFKSGAVITDTAGIKSNLISEIMIELRDDLDFIGGHPMAGKEESGLKAATKDMFKNANYILTPINGNKEENINLVTGIVRGMGCKSVVRLTPNQHDDIIAYTSQLPHVIAVSLIDCNSLIVGIPQFVGGSFKDTTRVATINGELWPELLFYNEENIVSKIEDFENNIKEIKDAIINHDEAFLKKRFENATNKRKEISKGV; via the coding sequence TTGGATTGTACAGACTTTAACATTACAATTGTAGGATTAGGACTTATAGGTGGCTCCTTTGCTATGGCACTAAGAGAATTAAAACCTAAAAATATTTGGGCTATTGACATTGATAAAGATGTTTTAGATATAGCTGAGGAAATGAACATTATTGATAAAGGATATACAAGTCCAGAAATACCACTTAGTAATTCGGATATTGTGATACTTGCAGTTTATCCTCAAAAGACTATAGATTTTGTGAAAAACAATATGAACTTATTTAAAAGTGGAGCAGTTATTACAGATACTGCTGGAATTAAGAGTAATTTAATAAGTGAAATTATGATTGAACTTAGAGATGATTTAGATTTTATCGGTGGTCACCCAATGGCTGGAAAAGAAGAATCAGGGCTCAAGGCTGCAACTAAAGATATGTTTAAAAATGCTAACTATATCTTGACACCAATTAATGGAAATAAAGAGGAGAATATAAATTTAGTAACGGGGATAGTTAGGGGAATGGGGTGTAAAAGTGTGGTACGACTTACACCGAATCAGCATGATGATATAATTGCTTATACAAGCCAGTTACCACATGTTATAGCTGTTTCCTTAATAGATTGTAATAGTTTAATTGTCGGAATACCCCAGTTTGTTGGAGGAAGTTTTAAGGATACCACTAGAGTTGCTACTATAAATGGTGAATTATGGCCTGAATTACTTTTTTATAATGAAGAAAATATAGTTAGCAAAATTGAAGACTTTGAAAATAATATAAAAGAAATAAAAGATGCAATAATAAATCATGATGAAGCTTTTCTAAAGAAAAGGTTTGAGAATGCAACTAATAAGAGAAAGGAGATAAGTAAAGGTGTATAG
- the aroF gene encoding 3-deoxy-7-phosphoheptulonate synthase translates to MVIVMKSTAKQEQIMNIKKKLEGLGCAIFITQGENCCILGIVGDTSSINAGQIEAEECVDNVMRVQAPYKRANRLFHPDDSLIKVDNRIIGGKELAIIAGPCAVESEEQLITIAKDVKLAGANFLRGGAYKPRTSPYAFQGMEEEGLKILLEARKITGLPIVTEVMSVELVDKISQYADVLQIGARNMQNFDLLKEVGRCNKTILLKRGMSATIEELLMSAEYIMSEGNQNVVLCERGIRTFETFTRNTLDLSAIPVLKRLSHLPVIVDPSHAAGKWWLVESLAKAAIAVGADGLEIEVHNDPTNALCDGQQSLKPEKFEDLVNSIRVIAKTQNRIV, encoded by the coding sequence ATGGTAATCGTAATGAAATCAACTGCAAAACAAGAACAGATTATGAATATTAAGAAAAAACTTGAGGGGTTAGGTTGTGCCATCTTTATTACACAGGGAGAAAACTGTTGCATTTTAGGGATTGTTGGAGACACAAGTTCAATAAATGCAGGCCAGATTGAAGCAGAGGAATGTGTTGATAATGTTATGAGAGTTCAAGCTCCTTACAAAAGAGCTAATAGACTTTTTCATCCTGATGATTCATTAATAAAGGTAGATAACAGAATAATAGGTGGAAAAGAACTAGCGATAATTGCAGGGCCTTGTGCTGTGGAAAGTGAAGAGCAATTGATAACTATTGCAAAAGATGTAAAGCTAGCAGGAGCTAATTTTCTAAGAGGCGGAGCTTACAAACCTAGAACTTCTCCATACGCATTTCAAGGAATGGAGGAAGAAGGATTAAAAATATTATTAGAAGCAAGAAAAATAACGGGGCTTCCAATAGTAACTGAAGTTATGAGTGTTGAACTAGTTGATAAAATATCGCAATATGCTGATGTACTTCAAATTGGAGCTAGAAATATGCAAAATTTCGATCTTTTAAAAGAAGTAGGAAGATGTAATAAGACAATACTTTTAAAGAGAGGTATGAGTGCAACAATTGAAGAACTTCTTATGTCTGCGGAGTACATAATGTCTGAAGGAAATCAAAATGTAGTTTTATGTGAAAGAGGTATTAGGACCTTCGAAACTTTCACAAGAAACACCTTAGATTTAAGTGCAATTCCAGTACTTAAGAGGCTTAGTCACTTGCCAGTTATAGTAGATCCAAGTCATGCCGCTGGTAAATGGTGGTTAGTAGAGTCACTTGCGAAAGCAGCTATAGCAGTTGGTGCAGATGGTCTTGAAATTGAGGTGCATAACGATCCTACCAATGCATTGTGTGATGGACAACAATCATTAAAACCGGAGAAATTTGAGGATCTTGTAAATTCCATAAGAGTAATTGCAAAAACACAAAATAGAATAGTTTAA